In the genome of Xiphias gladius isolate SHS-SW01 ecotype Sanya breed wild chromosome 1, ASM1685928v1, whole genome shotgun sequence, the window TTTAATCCTTAACAATGAACGTCAAGGGATTCATCTGAAGCTAAagtttgatatttaaaaaacttGAATGGAAATAGAAGTGTTAGTTTAAAGTCATCGCCACAGTATGTCCTATGTACATTTCTTATGGGGATGAAGgagtttaaaaatgacactgcTGCGCCCTATTTAGACTGGTCTGCAAGAAGGCTTAGTGGACTTTTCTatttgaatgtctttttttttttttttttaaatccggGACAGTGCATATGAATCGCCATTAATCAAAAGCGACTCATTTACATCTGTAGTTCCTTGTcagaacagtaaaaaaatagCTGTAAGGATCCGAATAAATTATTGATAATATTATCTAAGACGGCTTATATGTGTAGTATAGTCTGCATATTACATGTCCACTTCAAGACAACACACCCATGAAGTCGTTAAATATATCTAGCTTTAAATCCCAACTATTTTCTAGCTTTACCCAAACCCTGCAAATGAGAGGAGAGTGACAGTGACTCTTGATCAGTGGATCTAGGTCTTCATTTCTCAGCCGCCGccttttttaagtaaatatcGTGATTCGTGATCAGGTGCGATCACGTTGGTGTTAAATTTACTCAATTGGGATTCACAGCCAGGGGCTCTGATATGGGAAACTTATGTTTTACTACCTGAGCTGAACTCGAAGTGATGCAGAACTAATTACTTGTAGCTTCTACAGCGGcacatgaattattaattattttttgtgaccAACCAACAGACTTGAGTGGGTTTTAGTTACAGCTAAGAATGTTAGCAAACAGcgtgtcattttaaaacattaaatttactGTAGATACCATCATTACAGTGGCTAGAGCACTAAGGACTAATTaggaaaaatgattaattacGATTTTTTTAAGATTACTGCAGCCTTGATGGGTTTTATGACGGGAATGTACTCTTCTATGTCTCATGAGCTGGGATGCAGTCATGCACAGGCAACTCTGACCGAATGCGCCTACACGACAGCTCAGCACAATGGAATTATGGGTAGGAAACAAGGAGAGTGACTGGTAGCGGTTTAACTCTTTGGAAATCAAATATGGTGGTTTGAGGTATTTATCCCTCAGAGCTGACTTCAAGCACCTTGACAGACACGTTATCTATGAattaatgtttatattaaacacaaaaaatatttagaggAGTTAAGATCACTAagcacaaaacaacataatCCCCCTAATATCATTTGTCATTATTAATCTGTATTTTAGAGAAAAGGGCTTCAGAATAGACCTGGAAGCTACCGGTTTGGAAGAACAAAGCATTTGAATCACTGTGCACGACTTCAGCTTTTCTGTAAAGGGATGATGCCAAATAAATGCATCCCACCTGACAACTTAAATACGGTAAACTCAAAAAACAACCTTCCCGATTTAAAACTTGTAAGTTTTGAAGGTTAAGATATAAAACAATGTTGTGGTGgagaaataaaatccaataaaataaaagtattttatattgATAAGATTCTTCTTCCTCCcaataatttataatatattctattatttacagtttatttgtttcaatAAACTTTGCAAATCTGGGgtgaaatggtaaaaaaatacagtttgagaAGAGACTCAGGGTGGATGGTGGATGTAGGACATGTGATTCAGTTTAAACACTTCAAGGAGTTTCATCTTTCTCTAATAtcatagtgtttttttaaacaacacacagacacacacacacacacacacatgcgtatTCTTCCTGAACGCAAACACTCACACTCTGAAACTAGGTCTGTGCATAAATACAAACACTAGcttaagggggggggggggggaggagaggaggacatgAGAGGAGAGCTACAGTCAGTGTTGCAGAAAATATAAGACCTGCAACAGAGCACACAAGAAAGTTTTTGAGTTGAGAGCTGCAGCTGACTAAACTTATCTTTTATATTATGAACCTCAACCAAAACTGGGACACGCAGAGACATACATATGAGCACCCGCCACATATTCAATAATCCATTTAGTTCTCACACAGTCATCAGTCATCTCAGCTGTATACTATACGTGGGTTACAGTTTGCCTAGTTGTGCTTGGCACGAATCCCTTTTAAGTAGTTTTTCCAGCGCTTGACTACATCTTTGAAGATGGGAGAACTGTCTATGGATGCCAGCAGCTGTAGCTGGTTAATGTGCGTGGTGTGATAGTCCCAGCGCGCCAGGTTGGGGGCAGTACCCAACATGAAGTGACGCAGGTCATAGATGCTCCCAGAACCTGTGTCAAAGAGAGGCAGCATGGCCTTCAGTGACTCCATGCCGCGGCTGAACAGCTGCCCTGCCTCCCTGCCAAGTTTCTCTCCGGCTGTTTCAGTCAAGTCATAGAGTCCCAACAGGGAGTAGATGAAGCCGTTGAGGACAAAGGAACTGGGTGTGGTGGGGTATTCTTCGTACCAGTCGTATTTGTTCATGAACACAGCTTTGACCCCGTGCTGCGCTGAAGGCACCTTGTATGGTCCAACTGCCTTAAGGGCAGCGTTGAGGTAAACCTGGTCCTTGGTGAGGAGGTAGGCTCTCACCAGGGTGGACATGGCCTGGCCCTGAGCCATGGCCGAGTACCAGCCGGGCTCAAGGGGCCGGAAGCCTTCACCCAGTTTACGAGTGACCATGATGGGCCACCCACCTCGTTCGTCCTGGTTTCGCACCAGCCAGTCGCTGGCAGCGAAGAAGGCGGCCATGTGGGCAGTGGTGGAGATGGTGATGTTGTCAACAAAGCCCCGCCCATGTAGAACTACCCGCACCACCCGTCTTGGCATGATCTGATAAGCAAATCAGAGCAAAGGCggacaaattaattaatgagTGGAATTAAGATTTGGCATTAATTCAAAAATGCTGTTTATCATCTCTTTAGGTAATTATTTATTGTCAAAGTTCCCACAATGAGATAACCTGGTTCAAAGTTCTCATGACAAAATATACCATAACTTAAATTTTACAGAAATCTACACCTACATTTTATCTACATctcaaatttttcaaaaatctttcaaaaacaaagacgCAATAGTCAATATGTAATTAGATTTGTTTGTACCACTATTTAAATATAGCTTTTGAGATGTAAAATTAATTATGTATGGTCTAATTGAGggcaactaatgattttttcattattgattaatctgttgattattttcttaattaattggttttgtctataaaaagtctagaaaatagtgaaaaatatctaTCATAATTTCTGAAAGCCCATGCTAAGTCTTCAAAGTTTACCAAAAcgtaagaaaaagaaaagcagcaaatcctcacatctgagaaccttaaaaaaaaatcacttaaatgCTGACTAAATTATCAGCCTTGTTGTGGATTCATTttctattaatcaattaatccacaAATTGTTTCGGCTCTAGTTCAGTTACATAGTTGTTAGAACACAGGTGTTTTATCAAAAGGTACTTTCAACAGCAAACATTTGACACAGACCAACCTTTGTGGCCTTCACAGCCTTGGTGTTGGACAGCCCGACGCCCTTCCTGAGGTCGGTGAGCAGATCTCGGGTCAGAGTGCTCCAGATGATTCGTGGCCCAATTCCGTAGGTGATTTCATGATCTTTGAAGGTGATGAGCTGCGTGCTTGTCACGTAGCGAATAGTGAAAGGCGGGCCCTTCTCTGTGGTTTCAAGGATCACTGACACGCTGCCGTTGGAGATGAACTTGATGTCCAAGCTGAGGATGAAGTCTTTAGAGTTTCCCAGTTGGAGGGATACGCCTTCTGAGGAGTCTGGGGTAAGGTGAGCAGGGTGGGAATGggtgcagaagaaaaaaaaatgtgtatgatGTACATATCAAGTAATGGATGTATAATGTAATGAATGGTGggagaaaatatattttattgtgtggATTCAAGTGCATTTcgtcaaaaataaaagccttacCTCATTTGACTAAATTTAAGAACTTCTGACTTCTGATTACTGGATGATAATGGGCTATTTTTAGAACACTGACTGGAAGTCTTTGGCATTGGGTCTATCTCCCTTAATACTCTCTCCTTTGATGGTATGTTTCAATGATAGCTTATCTTTTTACTCATGTTCCCAATATCCACTCAGTAGTCACGTTATCAAATCAATAACATTCAGACAACTTTAGAAATAATCTGCGGTCAAAGCCCTGCTTTTTTATTACCAGGGGCttgtatcattattatattgTGTAAAGTGCCttgctgtgcgtgtgtgtgtgtgtgtgtgtgtgtgtgtgtgtgtgtgtgtgtgtgtgtgtgtgtgtgtgtgtgtgtgtatgagagagtagatgcagacacacagagacaaggTTCTCATGGGATGTAGAGTACAGATGTGTCACTGCACACTGAGCTTAATtaggagagcaggagggagagaatATAGGGATAAAACtgaggaaaagaacagagaagCCCACATCTCCTCCCTACAAAACTCAAAAGGTACAAACTCAGATTATATTCAGTTTCCACATGACACCTGCTCCTCTTACACTTATCAACGTTCTGCCAGTTTAGTTTCAGTTGCTGTTCTGGATTAATTTCAACACCCACCAAAGCTATACCAGCTCCTTGAATGATGTCTCTTTTGGCCTTGTTATTTGGtctaaacagtaaaaaaaacttttccaatCAAGGTTCCCCAAAGGCTGAAGGGAGGAAAGTGTGTAAGAGTCAAGAAAAGGATGGTAATGGAATGAAGTGCCCTTAAAGCAGCCCGAGAGCGGAGAGAGTGAAAATGAGCCTATTGTGAGAGGACAATTGAgaatcagagacagagagatctCACACGACATGAGCTGAAAAAGCAGAAGTAGACGAGGCCaactgagacacagagacagtcGATCAAGGAGAATGAAGGAGAGAGCCAGTCTGGCAGGGGCCTCTGGATGACTACGGCTCTTTAATGCACTCATAAATCCATTACTTAAGGCAATGCAGAGAGTAAGTGGATTTGTACTCTGGCCCTGTGATTACTCTGCCATCAATAAAGGATGGGCAGGGAATATAGACGAGATTccacctcctctgctctgctctctggcTGTTTAGCAATAAGGCAGGAGACAGAGATGACATGCAGCTAGAAATATGTCAGCGTAAATCATGCTTGTAACAAGCACTTGAAAACATGTGCAGTATGTGTTGTGCGTGAGTGGATACAAAAGATCCAAGCGACAACAGTCAATGCACGTGTGATTATTCTACCACATTCTCCAGACACATACAAGAGATTAAGGCCTGGTCCACATTTACACGGGTACTTATTAAAATGGGgtttttcctccttcattctttataataataataataataataataataaaaaaaataaaaaataaaaaaaatcccatccaCACAagcactgtttaaaaaaaatttccatccacatgaaaacacaattgAGCATGCCACACCAACAGGCAGCGAGATAATCCTAACTGTTAAGCCATGTTGGACAATCCGAAGcctgaaaaaaagttattaccAGTTCTGGTAGGCTAACAATGGCACgtagagagaggggggaagtgtactgtacatttatgtgtaaacatgtaaaaagtCCTGGTTAAAAGCAAGGTTAAAACCAGCCCTATCGTGGCTGTGTCCGACATTGCACAAATTTGCCTGATGTAAACAAAAGGAGATAACGGGGAACACTCTAaagtcacaaaccaaaaaactcTGTTTCGTCTACTTTcaacactgaaaactgaaaatcttcacCCTGGAAGTAGTTTTTCAAAAGGACAGTTTTCAGTGACCTGGAACGCAGTTGTGTTTGAACAAAAGGCCAAAACGCATAGAAGAAGCTACGTCTTAAAAAAATACCTGTGTACGTGCGCACTACGCCATAGTGCCTATAAAAAGTATTCACCCCCTTGGgaagtttgaatgtttttaggATTGcaatcaataattttttttattattgatttattgattattttctctattaaatttttttttcccattaaatattggaaaatattgaaaaaccgtccgttataatttcccagaggccaagaagaaaaattcaaattgcgTATTTCATACAGCCAAgagtcaaaatataaaatatataatgaatatattCAATTAtaatatttgatatatattCAATCTACTGTATTATCAAatatcacaaagaaaaacatgtcgCCACATTTAAGAAGCTAAAACCATCTAATTGTTGGCCTCTTTTActggaaaaatgactgaaacgattaaaACGATTATTTTTCCGTTGCTTGACTAATCAATTCAAATCGACTTATTGTTTCAGCGCTACATGTTTCACTGTCTTAAGAAACTGAATCAAAGTAGATTTAATTTGGCTTTTTGATactgattaacagaaaaaaaagactctttAAAAGTGATCtaaatcaattttaaatataaaatacaaaatacatgaaTGCATAAGtattccccccccccaaaagtcAGTATTTAGTAGATGCACATTTGACAGCAATTTCACCCTTATGTCTGTGTGGATATGTCTCTATATGCACATCTTTGCACATCTTGACACTGAGttcagcctcactgtttactgttcactcTCCTACAGCCGTATCAGAGCTgaattaagttactgctaatgcaaatgtaacatttcctacttctgctgcttcacattaaaaaaaaaaaacaacaaaaaaaaacaaaaacaaacacgaGGCAGTCACAGGAAACGCAATGTATGTGACACTGCGGTTAGTCCACGatcattcatcaaaaacaaGTGTACAAAACAAGACTACggtaatttttcacattttctgccAGTGGATCATAAATTTTTGCAAGAGAACAATGGAACATGaagcagcagccacagtgaacTGTTAACCAACTTTAATATGCCCTGGAAACTGTGGAAAACTACCTGTTATctgtgcagcatgaaatcagatcgAAAATGCAATTATTGCTGCTCAAGGTCAACGTGGGCTAAAATCTTTGGGATTACAATTTTAAAGAGACTTTTTATGTTtatcagtgtcaaaaaaacaacacattgaaTCTACTCTGATTTAATGCtttaagacaataaaaaaatcttaaaacttCCAGGCTCGGGGAAAACTTCCTAAAAGGCAATGTAACTGGTGACAGTTACATTGCCCTTAGTTACAGTGTAACTGTTACTCTGCATACAGTGAACATCTTGCTAATTCTAACAGGGACTGATTTGTACAAACTGCATTTCTGAACTATCAACCGACCACGAGGGAATTCAGAAAATAAAGGTTCTCAGTGGAGGACAGTGTTCGTGCAGCACTGTGCAGATGATAGGTTATTATCAGGGGACAGATGATTGATCCACTTGTCAGAGGCTTTGAGAGGCTGATCAACACCAGTGCCCTAGATACAGTAAGGAGTAAAAAAAGAcccaaacagaaagaaaggagtaggaggagaaatggagggagacaaagacaaagagaaactgacagcagaggaagaaaacaataaaagtttgGATGAGAGAGCAgaataatgcattaaaatggATCAGGCAAATATGATTGCAACGTTTAGGAAGCGCAAGAGGGCTGAGGGGTGATAAGTGGGTGGAAATAAGTAAATAGAAGTGGAAGACTGAAATCTGGGGATACACAGGGAAGATTAATGGAGAATGACGACTGCTGAGGGAGGGCTGAGGAGTGATGATGAAAACATGGTGATGTCAAGGAAAGAGTGAGCTGTGATGGTGAGTTGAAGCTGTAAGGCAAGGTGAGCATGGAGCAgaacagagggggaaaaaatgtgtagagctgtgaaatgaaagtaattgttgaTGATCAGAGGCTGAAGGATGAGGAATTAGGAGGAGGGGAAAATTACAGTAGAGACAACCGCtcaatagagagaaagagagagagagagggtgtcaCGGAAATATCAGCAGGAGATCAGATGAGACTAAAGACAGCTCACAGTCAGCACTGAGTAGAAGATTTTGACTACTCCCAATTCCAAAAATAACTTTGCAAACTATCTTGTGGCCTAGGtcattttacagctgtaaaacTAGGCCAGATTTCCAATCTCCATTATAACAGCCAGTGAGATTTTATTCATAGTTTAGATATTTAGACCAAGGATATGCACTGTCACCGCATGCCTTAGGTTTCACAATATAAAAGCACTACAGAACACATCCATACATTATCCTAAGGCAAATGTGACAGTTCCAGCAACTAATGTTTACAGCCTTTTTGGACCTGAGTTAGACCTTTTGACGCCAAGGATCACTAGCCCTTGTGGTAGGTTCTGACAAACCTTGAGGTCCAAAGAGTTCTGGTTGACATGCTCAAGCTTCATGCTCAAGGACTAGTTGGAGCCATTCAGCATGGTCTGTATGACAGTCCTTGTTTACACTGAGGATGTTGCTCTGCTGCTGAGACTCTGGGGGAGCGCTGGATGTTCTGAATGAGGATACCCAGCCTCTATGCCTCTCGATCAACTGGTGTAAAACCAAGGTTTAGTGCTTTAGTGACCTCCTCCCAACTTTCTCACTGGTCATTATTGCTGACCAAGATGTCAAGGCCGTGATCTCCTTTTGTTACCTGGAAAGATGCAGAAGTGACCAGGATTTGAAGCGCAGGATGGGTTGTGCCCCTAATACTTCAGCAAGTGTTGACAATATTGGAGGGATAGACAACTGTTCTATCAAACTGAGGCTGTACAACAGCCTGGtcctgtctgtcctcctgtATGCTACCAAGACTTGCACATTGACCTCGGACCTGAATAGACATCTGGATGCCTTCATCGCCAGCTATCTGTGCA includes:
- the glceb gene encoding D-glucuronyl C5-epimerase B is translated as MRCLAARVNYKTLIVICALFTLITVLLWNRCSSDTSLHFLPRAALVAPSPKVGDASISSQQHPPQPPEPPPVVGVVGGIKYEEIDCLINDESTIKGRREGGEIYLPFSWMEKYFEVYGKVVQYDGYDRFEFQHSYSKVYTQREPYHPDGVFMSFEGYNVEVRDRVKCISGVEGVPLSTQWGPQGYFYAIQIAQYGLSHYSKNLTERPPHVEVYDTAEERESRASTASWSVPKGCGLSRVHDKIRATFVRQFSALDSSEGVSLQLGNSKDFILSLDIKFISNGSVSVILETTEKGPPFTIRYVTSTQLITFKDHEITYGIGPRIIWSTLTRDLLTDLRKGVGLSNTKAVKATKIMPRRVVRVVLHGRGFVDNITISTTAHMAAFFAASDWLVRNQDERGGWPIMVTRKLGEGFRPLEPGWYSAMAQGQAMSTLVRAYLLTKDQVYLNAALKAVGPYKVPSAQHGVKAVFMNKYDWYEEYPTTPSSFVLNGFIYSLLGLYDLTETAGEKLGREAGQLFSRGMESLKAMLPLFDTGSGSIYDLRHFMLGTAPNLARWDYHTTHINQLQLLASIDSSPIFKDVVKRWKNYLKGIRAKHN